TTGAATACCGGAAAAGCAAGGGGCCTTTTTCAAAAATGTCGCGACGTACGACAGAAACACTCGGTGCTTTATTATTAAAAGAGAGACTAAAAAAAAGTACTACAACTTTTTAAAGAAAAAGGACCTAAGACAGACGGTGAATCCCCCAGATTTCGATCCGTAATCAATACGCATGAATGCGCGTATCGGGTCCAGAGCAACTCCCATACGGATTTCCCACAACAACTCCTCCTCCTACCCCCACCTAACCTTCCTCCCTAAACCCCCCTTCGCACGTCCACTCCTCCACATGCCTCCGCGCCGTGCAGCCCGGCGCACCACATACAGTAGTATGACATGACAGGAGGCGCGACAAGGGAGGCGATACGGCCGAAGTACCGGTAAATTCCGTCCTCCGCGGCCACGGCGGCGATCACGGACGCGTACGTCCTTGGCGGTACTGCCTACAGTGGCCGCACGGTCGGTAGATCGTCCGTCCGTCCGTCtgcccgcccgcccgccgcccCCTTGATCTCCGCGGGATTGATTCCCCGGTCGATGGTCCGATCGATCGGCTCGTACTCCGCTGGTCCGTTGCGTCCGCCGTACCGCGGATCGACCGGCGATCGCTGGAGCCATATCTGCGCTCTTCTAGGGACTGCGATGGACAATTGGGACTTACGTGCGGCGCAGTTAATGCAGTGCAAAAACGTATGGGTACACGACGTCTGCGTTTCTGAGTCTGAAGGGATTGCAGCAGTTTCACTGTCACTCTCGACGCCGCCGTTTCCCTGACCGATCCCACAGCTGACGCGCCCAGACTGACGAGGTTCATTCGGATATGCTGCTGTCACTTGGCAGGAGGGAAGGAGTGGACAGTAGTGTGCGTTTATCCGCAGGAAATGGAGGAGGGGTTCTGCCACTTGGGGACTCCAAAGCAGAGCTATTCCAGCCCCAGAGTTAACACAGATACCCAGTTTCAGTGCCACCGCTAGCGCGAAGTGAGTAAAATATACACTCAAGAAGATGGCCATTATTAACCCACCGTGCGCGGAATGTTTACTGCTTGGGGATCcccaccttcttctcctccaaGAGTCCCGAACCCGCGCTTCCCAGTAAATCACCGCGTTTTCTATGCGCCTGTTGTCGAACGcccagcatgcatgcatgcaggcacCCTTTTCACCGCCGGCTGGGACCAAATCACTGGTGATCGACGACAAACAAACGCACTGCGCCGCGCTGCCAACCCCGTTGGATCGGATCGATTTGGTCTCTCCTTCATGACCGCACCCCCACCACCTTCCACGGATCTGGGCCTGCTGGTAGCGTTGCAGAAGTGTAAAGCCATCGACCCAGCTTATTTTATGATGCTCACAACGTGCCCGATCATGCATGCTCCCCATCAACCACCacccccatctccatctctctcttGCACGTTGTGTCGACTTTTCATTCGTCCAATCACAGGCGCACCGTTGGTGTCATTTCATCTTCAACTGCACGGAAAGTGACCCGCTCTTTCTTCGTCAGTGCGTGCCCTGTTTATTTTTTGGATTATATGGAATCCATCCTTCACACACCATGGACGAATGCCAGCAAATGCACTTCAGGACAGATTGCCGTTGGCTTGGCACAGGCAAAGCGGCAGGGGTAGCAAAATACAGTACGAGCACCGCAAGAAAAGTTcagcatattttccaaaactgaacCCAACCTAGAGGGAGCATCCATGGCCAGAACGAGCTGATACGTTTCCATATCGGGCTACACGTACAAGCCTCTCCCCACCCAGAGGCACGGTACACAAGTTACCAATGAAATGAGGTACAGGGCTAGGGCCGGCCCCACGCCGCCACAGGTTTCAGTGCAAATGAAAGCCAGCAAACAGCAGTGTGCGTGCGTGTAGGTCTAGTTCGTCCCAGTTCCCAGCGGTGCAGCAATGGCACCGAATCCCAgcggcatctctctctctctctctgctctgCTCCCACCCTAGTTTTCAGTTTTTTACCAACCTACTGACTAACCCAGATCCCGATGCAACTAACATTCCTTAATGCCCCCCACCGTGCACGGCATGATGCACCCATGTGCCATGGATCCAGCGCCAGCTCCCACACCGGCGCCTTGTTTAGCCACACACTAATCATACTTGCTCACATAGGTTAATGGCCACTTGCTCCAACCAACCCCATTTTTTAACCGCGACGACGGCAGAGCTGGGGAGACGGTAGATAACTTGGCATCCCTTCTTCCCTGGGCGTGGGAGATCCGCTGCCTCGGCCCCGGCACCGGGGTCCCCCATCTCCCAGCAAAACCTTCTTTCCACGGCACGCCATGCCGCCTGCCGCCTGCCTGCCATGGAAGCCTCCACTGCAGTCTGCCTGCCTGTACTGTCTGTCTGCACTGCACCGCACTCTGCACCGAAGCATCCATCCATGCCATGCATGGGTGCTGAAGCTGTTTACCCTGCCTGCCTGCTCACTTATAGAACTACTGTACCTAGTAGCTATCCGACGATCTGCACAACGTATGCATTTCTTGCAGGACCAGCGAAATGGATAAGATGGAATCATATGCATGCATGGATGGAAACGGCAAAGGGAGACGGGTTCTTCACTCAAATCAAATTATAGATCTGCGGCGCAGCCAGAAGCTGCTGCTGCTACAAGCTGACGATGTACAGTGAAAAAAATCCAGGCAAATACATGTAAGGTAATTAACTACCAAGTGACAATTACAGTAAGGGACCGATCGAGAGATCTATCCTGTCGTCAAAGATAAGTACTCCAGTAGGGAAGTAAAACTGCTACTGCTAGCTGCTGGGGAAATCAGAAGGGGGTGTGAGAGGTGATAATGGTGAGAGTATGTGAGTGAGTGTGAGCGAATGAAAAAGTTGCTGATGAATCGGtggttggttggttggttggttAGGCTATAatgcttcttttcttctttcccGAGCATCTTTTTCCCTTCGCCTTTCTACACGgacggccggccggccggcgccCCAGCTCTACAGTGAGTGACTTTCTAGCTACAGCTTCTCTCCCCCCTTTGCACGCTCTCACGCGCTCGCTTTGAGAATTGAGATAGCTAGCTAGCTGCTGCTCACCGCCGGGGTCCACTCGAACCGGCCGGAGTCCAGCGGCACACCGCGCGCCACGTCGAAGTTGTACCTGGCCATGGcgagacacagagagagagagagagctcgcaCGTCAGGACTCCGGCGACGAAGGAGAGAATTGCAATTTCCGCGCTGCTGATGTGAAAGTGAAACTACTTACTTGCAAGCGAAGCGCCTGGCCTCAGCCTCCTCGGCGGCCGCAAAGAACTCCTCGATCTCTGCCGCCGGCGGGACCCTCGCCCTCGCGGCGGCCTGGACCTGGACCTGGGTGGCCGGTGTTTGCGGAAGTGATGACCGGCCGCTCCCGGCAAGATCCGACTCCAGGTCGCTCAGGTCGCCCGGGAAATGGCTGGACGGCGTCGTCTCTCTCCTGAATTTTCGAAAACGGCGAGCGGGACGGGGGTCAGGAGCACGTCAGGAGGCATAATTCGGAATAATTGGCAGGAAACAAGAGGGAACTGGATGCCGCACCTCTCGCGGTTGCCGCCGCTCTCCGCGTTGTTGCTCGCCGAGCCCTCGGGGACGCCTGCCTGTAGAGCGGAGAAAGCCACGGTTTTCagccaaaagagagagagagagagagagagagatctcgaATCGTATGTGAATTTCGAACTCTAGGGTTTGGACCCAATTCCAATTCCAATTCCCTCACCTTGGCAGCGGCGTCGGAGCCGCACGACGGGAGGCTCCTGTCCTGACCAGCCGCCGACGCGTCCACGGACGACGCCGTGCTGGAGCAGCGCGAGAGGCCGGCCGGTAGCGGCGCCGCCCCGTGGCGGGCGGCGGAGACCGAGGCCGAGGCCGGCGCCGGCGGGGCCATGAACAGCATGCGGCTCCGCAGCTTGAGGTAGCAGCTCCCGCTCTGGGCacgagcggcggcggcgccgcCGCCCAGGGGCGAGCTGGGCGGCAGCGACGGCCTCCTCCTCTTGGACACGACGACGTTGGCCGCGGCCGCCCGCGACCGGGTCCGGA
This genomic stretch from Hordeum vulgare subsp. vulgare chromosome 6H, MorexV3_pseudomolecules_assembly, whole genome shotgun sequence harbors:
- the LOC123401802 gene encoding cyclin-dependent kinase inhibitor 1-like is translated as MGKYMRKCRPGEEAAVGGVEVTQAVGVRTRSRAAAANVVVSKRRRPSLPPSSPLGGGAAAARAQSGSCYLKLRSRMLFMAPPAPASASVSAARHGAAPLPAGLSRCSSTASSVDASAAGQDRSLPSCGSDAAAKAGVPEGSASNNAESGGNRERRETTPSSHFPGDLSDLESDLAGSGRSSLPQTPATQVQVQAAARARVPPAAEIEEFFAAAEEAEARRFACKYNFDVARGVPLDSGRFEWTPAVSSS